The Hyphomicrobiales bacterium genome has a window encoding:
- a CDS encoding conserved hypothetical protein (Evidence 4 : Unknown function but conserved in other organisms) codes for MTPQPSRPPLIAAADKGDMAAIERLLAEGAKVDAKDEAGRTALMAATQQNNLPLARRLIAAGSDVNARDITMLSPYLCAGANGFNEILKLAIASGADPNSVNRFGGTPLLPSSEKGFLRTVRVCLAAGIPVNHANDLGWSALLEAVILGDGGRLYGDVVEALVEAGADQHLKDRDGKSSLEHAQALGQERVLAIFRGEGAASGQGATAIRQAKQAEKAERYEEALAIIEAELAQHPQDTDLTYYKGYYLYELGRNEEAIRAFETVLAATPDAIEFHFYIAYAWRAMKQPEAALAAFDAGVAKQPKALFLRYHKSNYLRELGRHEAAVTVMDELLARDPDRYDFAFHKGNSLRSLGRHEEAITAIEVAIASDPGNPLYRQHKAQSLRLIGREAEAQAETDRAQELASTGRPSAARAS; via the coding sequence ATGACGCCCCAGCCTTCCCGCCCGCCGCTGATCGCCGCCGCCGACAAGGGCGACATGGCCGCCATCGAGCGCCTCCTCGCGGAGGGGGCCAAGGTGGACGCCAAGGACGAGGCCGGGCGCACGGCGCTGATGGCGGCGACCCAGCAGAACAACCTGCCTCTGGCGCGGCGCCTGATCGCGGCCGGCAGCGACGTCAATGCCCGCGACATCACCATGCTCTCGCCCTATCTCTGCGCGGGCGCGAACGGCTTCAACGAGATCCTGAAGCTGGCGATTGCCTCCGGCGCCGATCCCAACAGCGTCAACCGCTTCGGCGGCACGCCGCTGCTGCCGTCGAGCGAAAAGGGCTTCCTGCGCACGGTGCGGGTCTGCCTGGCCGCCGGCATTCCGGTGAACCATGCCAACGACCTCGGCTGGTCGGCTCTGCTCGAGGCCGTGATCCTAGGCGATGGCGGCAGGCTCTACGGCGATGTGGTCGAGGCTCTGGTCGAGGCGGGCGCCGACCAGCATCTGAAGGACCGCGACGGCAAGTCCTCGCTGGAACATGCGCAGGCGCTTGGGCAGGAGCGCGTGCTAGCGATCTTCCGCGGCGAGGGCGCAGCCTCGGGGCAGGGTGCCACGGCGATCCGGCAGGCGAAGCAGGCCGAGAAGGCGGAGCGCTACGAGGAGGCGCTCGCCATCATCGAGGCCGAGCTCGCGCAGCATCCGCAGGATACCGACCTCACCTACTACAAGGGCTATTATCTCTACGAGCTCGGCCGCAACGAAGAGGCGATCCGCGCCTTCGAGACGGTGCTGGCCGCGACCCCCGACGCGATCGAGTTCCATTTCTACATCGCCTATGCCTGGCGGGCGATGAAGCAGCCGGAAGCCGCGCTGGCGGCCTTCGATGCGGGCGTGGCGAAGCAGCCTAAAGCTTTGTTCCTGCGCTATCACAAGTCGAACTATCTGCGTGAACTCGGTCGGCATGAGGCTGCCGTCACCGTGATGGACGAATTGCTCGCGCGCGATCCCGACCGCTACGACTTCGCCTTCCACAAGGGCAACAGCCTGCGTTCGCTCGGCCGGCACGAGGAGGCCATCACGGCGATCGAGGTCGCGATCGCGTCCGATCCCGGCAATCCGCTCTACCGTCAGCACAAGGCCCAGTCGCTCCGGCTGATCGGGCGCGAGGCCGAGGCGCAGGCTGAGACCGACCGGGCCCAGGAACTGGCTTCGACAGGTCGGCCATCGGCCGCCCGCGCCAGCTGA
- a CDS encoding conserved membrane hypothetical protein (Evidence 4 : Unknown function but conserved in other organisms), which yields MDRSFIWRKGDWGGYFGLLANNLTNLLTMIGLLLFVVGFPKEMVYGRIAPAFGLAVFAASLWYTYFAYKLVKETGRADVTALPSGPSAPSIFTVTFLVILPVYLQTKDAEFALQIALVWCFVEAMILVGGSFLGETIRKTIPRTVLLSCLAGLGLLLLAMNPMLQSFETPTVAFVVLALIFLNWFGKKPIFPKVPTGFLLLAVGTALAWIFGLQSPAEIKNSLSTFGFNPPTLHISSFMQGLPHALPYLASAVPLGLANYVFDLENIESAHAAGDPYPTRQVMMANGLSSTLGAFFGNPFPVTVYIGHAGWKSIGAGTGYTFFTGLTMFLVSLFGLGAFLLALIPMVAVVPILVYIGIVTANQVVRESPRDEVPVIFVTMFPWIANWALTLTNNTLSAAGTAARTLGVDALAKKGVYYQGLSNLGNGAPLSSMTWGCITIFAITDKPMRGAVAALVGGFLTLFGVIHAPTVGFAQPHAMPLVYAYCMIAGVFVLKHYLNLREADRTISAGEMKPAAQTGKA from the coding sequence ATGGATAGATCGTTTATCTGGCGAAAGGGCGACTGGGGCGGGTATTTCGGCCTGCTGGCCAACAACCTGACCAACCTCCTGACGATGATCGGCCTGCTGCTTTTCGTCGTCGGCTTCCCCAAGGAGATGGTCTATGGCCGGATCGCCCCGGCCTTCGGCCTCGCGGTCTTCGCCGCGAGCCTGTGGTACACCTATTTCGCCTATAAGCTCGTCAAGGAAACCGGCCGCGCCGACGTGACCGCGCTGCCCTCGGGTCCGAGCGCGCCGTCGATCTTCACGGTGACCTTCCTGGTCATCCTGCCCGTCTATCTGCAGACGAAGGATGCCGAGTTCGCCCTGCAGATCGCGTTGGTCTGGTGTTTCGTCGAGGCGATGATCCTGGTCGGCGGCTCCTTCCTGGGCGAGACCATCCGCAAGACGATCCCGCGCACGGTGTTGCTGTCCTGCCTTGCCGGCCTCGGGCTGCTACTGCTCGCCATGAACCCGATGCTGCAGTCCTTCGAGACGCCGACCGTCGCCTTCGTGGTGCTCGCGCTGATCTTCCTCAACTGGTTCGGCAAGAAGCCGATCTTCCCGAAGGTTCCGACAGGCTTCCTGCTGCTCGCGGTCGGAACGGCGCTGGCCTGGATTTTCGGTCTGCAGAGCCCGGCCGAGATCAAGAACTCGCTCAGCACCTTCGGCTTCAACCCGCCGACGCTGCATATCTCGAGCTTCATGCAGGGTCTGCCGCATGCGCTGCCCTACCTCGCCTCGGCTGTTCCGCTCGGTCTCGCCAACTATGTGTTCGATCTTGAGAACATCGAGAGCGCGCATGCCGCCGGCGATCCCTACCCGACGCGTCAGGTGATGATGGCCAACGGCCTGTCCTCGACGCTCGGTGCCTTCTTCGGCAACCCGTTCCCGGTCACCGTCTATATCGGCCATGCCGGCTGGAAATCGATCGGCGCGGGCACCGGCTACACCTTCTTCACCGGCCTGACCATGTTCCTGGTCTCGCTGTTCGGGCTGGGCGCATTCCTGCTGGCGCTGATCCCGATGGTCGCGGTCGTTCCGATCCTCGTCTATATCGGCATCGTCACGGCCAATCAGGTGGTGCGCGAGTCGCCGCGTGACGAAGTCCCGGTGATCTTCGTCACGATGTTCCCGTGGATCGCGAACTGGGCGCTGACGCTGACTAACAACACGCTCTCGGCTGCCGGCACGGCCGCCAGGACCCTCGGCGTCGACGCACTCGCCAAGAAGGGCGTCTACTATCAGGGCCTGTCCAATCTCGGGAATGGCGCGCCGCTGAGCAGCATGACCTGGGGCTGCATCACGATCTTCGCGATCACCGACAAGCCGATGCGTGGCGCGGTCGCGGCGCTGGTCGGTGGCTTCCTGACGCTGTTCGGCGTGATCCACGCTCCGACCGTCGGCTTCGCGCAGCCGCACGCCATGCCGCTGGTCTATGCCTATTGCATGATTGCCGGCGTCTTCGTGCTCAAGCACTACCTCAACCTGCGTGAGGCAGACCGTACGATCTCCGCCGGCGAGATGAAGCCTGCTGCCCAGACCGGCAAGGCATGA
- a CDS encoding conserved hypothetical protein (Evidence 4 : Unknown function but conserved in other organisms): MRTHTTMQARSGDGAFLARVNGAAFAGVVHSAFRRAVNIACLCCGELHTLVTDELDDGPNSLVVATEDFLAVGICQGDSVRAGGGSLAIAGKVMVNVAGAAVWRTPAPATHCAAGLLRRRLAEAETAIWRSGTPGGFIEGMADTEVARFTTRMLHEAADGLALALGRDDIEAALGHASRLIGLGPGLTPSGDDFLVGLLAARALCRRQGDVGSDRFALGVARLAKAETNPISYAAIAKAARGEVRERVARLIIALCSATGAPLPPALEQVLAIGSSSGTEIAFGVIRGLASLIDNGEWEHGHQDRH, from the coding sequence ATGCGCACGCATACCACGATGCAGGCAAGGTCCGGCGACGGCGCCTTCCTTGCCCGTGTGAACGGGGCGGCCTTCGCGGGCGTGGTCCACAGTGCCTTCCGCCGGGCGGTCAATATCGCCTGCCTGTGCTGCGGCGAACTGCATACACTTGTCACCGACGAGCTGGATGACGGACCGAATTCGCTCGTCGTCGCGACGGAGGATTTCCTCGCGGTGGGGATCTGCCAGGGAGACAGCGTCAGGGCCGGGGGCGGCAGCCTCGCCATTGCCGGAAAGGTGATGGTGAACGTCGCCGGTGCCGCCGTCTGGCGGACGCCGGCGCCGGCCACGCATTGCGCGGCAGGCCTGCTGCGCCGACGCCTGGCGGAAGCCGAGACGGCGATCTGGCGCAGCGGCACGCCCGGGGGCTTCATCGAGGGCATGGCCGACACCGAGGTCGCGCGGTTCACGACCCGGATGCTGCACGAGGCGGCGGACGGGCTCGCGCTCGCGCTGGGGCGCGACGACATCGAAGCGGCGCTGGGGCACGCATCCCGGCTCATCGGGCTTGGGCCGGGCCTCACGCCGTCGGGCGACGATTTCCTCGTCGGGCTGCTCGCGGCCCGCGCGCTCTGCCGGCGACAGGGCGATGTCGGCAGCGACCGCTTCGCCCTCGGCGTGGCGCGGCTCGCCAAGGCGGAAACCAACCCGATCAGCTACGCGGCCATCGCCAAGGCGGCGCGCGGCGAGGTCCGGGAGCGGGTCGCGCGCCTCATCATCGCACTTTGCAGCGCCACCGGCGCGCCTTTGCCGCCGGCACTCGAACAGGTTCTCGCGATCGGCTCCTCGTCCGGGACCGAGATCGCTTTCGGCGTCATCCGTGGGCTGGCGTCGCTCATTGACAACGGAGAATGGGAACATGGCCATCAAGACCGCCATTAA
- the yahF gene encoding putative acyl-CoA synthetase YahF (Evidence 3 : Putative function from multiple computational evidences), translating to MAIKTAIKRNTYFDSVSLMSVTGRANAVAGVDQAMIGMGTAMNKEVLQNVGMLTPEAAEAQSGDLMIVVRTATDEIAEQALLEIDELFKQKGGNESGRKMNYATIESAVAHVPGANLAIIAVAGEFASREARRALESGLHVMMFSDNVSIEDEVALKTLAHDKGLLMMGPDCGTAYIGGVGLCFANAVRAGNIGIVGASGTGSQEVAARIHDFGGGITQIIGTGGRDLNEKVGGIMMIDGINALARDPATEVIVLVSKPPAKSVQDKVLAAAAACGKPVVACLLGGSEEAVTKAGLQFGKTTKEAALKAVILGGKKEEEINKRALNLPLIAETRAKLKPEQRYIRALLCGGTLCEEMMLIAKESYDNVYSNIAKDPARKLKDVNTSIEHCFIDFGDDDFTRGRPHPMIDPSQRIARLVQEARDPSVGVIVLDFILGYGAHEDPAGVMIPALVEAKQIAAAEGRHLEILGYVLGTDLDSQSLAEQTAKLSEVGVTIASSCTNAGLLARGFVSKEN from the coding sequence ATGGCCATCAAGACCGCCATTAAGCGGAACACCTATTTCGACTCGGTCTCGCTGATGTCGGTGACGGGGCGGGCCAATGCCGTCGCCGGCGTCGACCAGGCGATGATCGGCATGGGCACCGCCATGAACAAGGAGGTGCTGCAGAATGTCGGCATGCTGACGCCCGAGGCCGCCGAGGCCCAGAGCGGCGATCTGATGATCGTCGTGCGCACGGCGACCGACGAGATCGCCGAGCAGGCGCTGCTCGAGATCGACGAATTATTCAAGCAGAAGGGCGGCAACGAGAGCGGCCGCAAGATGAACTACGCGACGATCGAGTCGGCCGTCGCCCATGTGCCCGGCGCCAATCTCGCGATCATCGCGGTCGCCGGCGAGTTCGCCAGCCGCGAGGCGCGCCGCGCGCTGGAGAGCGGCCTGCATGTCATGATGTTCAGCGACAACGTCTCGATCGAGGACGAGGTCGCTCTCAAGACGCTCGCCCATGACAAGGGCCTGCTGATGATGGGGCCGGATTGCGGCACCGCCTATATCGGCGGGGTCGGCCTGTGCTTCGCCAATGCGGTGCGCGCCGGCAATATCGGCATCGTCGGCGCTTCCGGCACCGGCAGCCAGGAAGTCGCGGCCCGCATCCATGATTTCGGCGGCGGCATCACCCAGATCATCGGCACCGGCGGCCGCGACCTCAACGAGAAGGTCGGCGGCATCATGATGATCGACGGCATCAACGCGCTCGCCCGCGACCCGGCGACCGAGGTCATCGTGCTGGTCTCGAAGCCCCCGGCGAAGTCGGTGCAGGACAAGGTGCTGGCGGCGGCCGCGGCCTGCGGCAAGCCCGTCGTGGCCTGCCTGCTGGGCGGTTCCGAGGAGGCCGTCACCAAGGCCGGCCTGCAGTTCGGCAAGACCACCAAGGAAGCTGCGCTCAAGGCGGTCATCCTCGGTGGCAAGAAGGAGGAGGAGATCAACAAGCGGGCTCTCAATCTGCCGCTGATCGCCGAGACCCGCGCCAAGCTGAAGCCCGAGCAGCGCTATATCCGCGCGCTCCTCTGCGGCGGCACGCTCTGCGAGGAGATGATGCTGATCGCCAAGGAGAGCTACGACAACGTCTACAGCAACATCGCCAAGGATCCGGCGCGCAAGCTGAAGGACGTCAACACCAGTATCGAGCATTGCTTCATCGATTTCGGCGACGACGACTTCACCCGCGGCCGTCCGCACCCGATGATCGACCCCTCCCAGCGCATCGCGCGGCTGGTGCAAGAGGCGCGCGACCCCTCGGTCGGCGTCATCGTGCTCGATTTCATCCTCGGCTACGGCGCCCATGAGGACCCGGCCGGCGTGATGATCCCCGCCTTGGTCGAGGCCAAGCAGATCGCGGCGGCCGAGGGCCGCCATCTCGAGATCCTCGGCTATGTCCTCGGCACGGATCTCGACAGCCAGTCGCTCGCCGAGCAGACGGCCAAGCTTTCGGAAGTAGGCGTCACCATCGCCAGCAGCTGCACCAATGCCGGCCTGCTGGCGCGCGGTTTCGTCTCCAAGGAGAACTGA